The region TTATCAAATGGATTATGCAAACGGAAAAGAAGCTTTAAATGAAAGCTTAGAAGATGAAAAACAAGGTGCTGATATATTGATGGTAAAACCTGCTTTAGCATATTTAGATGTAGTTAAAGAAATTAGCCAAAACTCACTACTTCCACTATGTGTTTATAATGTAAGCGGAGAGTATTCAATGCTTAAAAACGCTGGAATAGCTGGGCTTGTAGATTATCCAAAAATCTTAATGGAAACTATGATTAGTTTTAAAAGAGCGGGTGCAAAACTAATAATCACTTATCACGCTAAAGAATTAGCCGAAATGTTAAGGGGATAAAAATGGATTTTAGTGTATTAGCAAAATATCAAACAAGTGGCCCAAGATATACTTCATATCCAACAGCTATTGAGTTTGGCGAAGATTATAAATATAATGATTTTATAAAAGATTTAGAAAGTAACGAAAATAAGCCTTTATCGCTTTACTTTCACTTGCCGTTTTGTCGTTCGGCTTGTTATTTTTGTGGCTGTAATGTAATTTATACAGCTAATGAAGATAAAAAAGAAAGGTATTTAGATTATATTTTAAGAGAGCTTGATATTTTAAAAACTCATCTTAAGACAAAAAAAGCTATTCAAATGCACTTTGGCGGTGGAACACCTACATTTTTTAGTGCAGCTCAACTTGAAATCTTGCTTAAAAAAATTAATGAAATATTTGAGTTTTTACCTGATAGCGAGCTTTCTTGTGAGATTGACCCTAGGTTTTTAAATGTTGAACAAATGAGCGTATTTGCAAAATACGGCATAAATAGAATTAGTTTTGGTGTGCAAGATTTTGACCCTAAAGTGCAAAAAGAAATTCATAGAATTCAACCTTACGAAATTACAGAAAATGCAGTAAAACTAGCAAGAGCAAATGGAGTAAAAAGTATAAATACTGATTTAATTTACGGACTTCCTTATCAGGATTTAAACTCATTTAGCAAAACGCTTGAGACAATTTTAAAAATAAATCCTGATAGATTAGCAGTGTTTAATTATGCTC is a window of Campylobacter sp. MG1 DNA encoding:
- the hemN gene encoding oxygen-independent coproporphyrinogen III oxidase; translation: MDFSVLAKYQTSGPRYTSYPTAIEFGEDYKYNDFIKDLESNENKPLSLYFHLPFCRSACYFCGCNVIYTANEDKKERYLDYILRELDILKTHLKTKKAIQMHFGGGTPTFFSAAQLEILLKKINEIFEFLPDSELSCEIDPRFLNVEQMSVFAKYGINRISFGVQDFDPKVQKEIHRIQPYEITENAVKLARANGVKSINTDLIYGLPYQDLNSFSKTLETILKINPDRLAVFNYAHVPWIKKNMRKFDESTIPEAKTKLEILKHTAKFLGENGYKMIGMDHFAKPNDELFKALENGTLHRNFQGYTTKGGAILVGVGLTSIGEGLNYYAQNYKDLNLYEAAIDNGKLPFHRGIKLNNDDLIRKAVIMSLMANFSLNIKEIEKEFKIVFWDYFNDAKEYLKTYAEFLQISDDEIKVNETGTLLIRNICMGFDAYMKNKGEKTFSKTL